One stretch of Campylobacter sp. CCS1377 DNA includes these proteins:
- a CDS encoding methionine ABC transporter ATP-binding protein, with protein MIKIANLKKYYGKELVINDVSLQIQKGEIYAIVGHSGAGKSTLLRCINGLEDYQEGSLKVLDKEIKELRQKKPKELRILRKDIGMIFQNFALMNRKSVFENVAMPLKTHYTQSKVYSQLFKKDYMSQNDIAKRVNELLNIVGLSHKSKAYPAELSGGQKQRVAIARALALNPKILLSDEATSALDPNTTKNILELIAKINAEFGITVVLVTHEMEVVKDIASKALLLEQGKIIGNGAIDELFLKPNEKMKEFLGESDFLPDHGLNIKLYFPKEVAQNSVITHMARTLDIDFNIVWGKIEKLNGIALGNLVINIDAKDKEKVLAYIEKSGVLWEIV; from the coding sequence GTGATAAAGATTGCAAATTTAAAAAAATATTATGGCAAAGAACTTGTTATCAATGATGTTTCTTTACAAATTCAAAAAGGCGAAATTTATGCCATAGTAGGACATAGTGGTGCTGGAAAATCCACTCTTTTAAGGTGTATCAACGGGCTTGAAGATTATCAAGAAGGCAGTTTAAAGGTGCTTGATAAAGAGATTAAAGAACTCAGGCAAAAAAAGCCCAAAGAACTTAGAATACTAAGAAAAGACATAGGAATGATTTTTCAAAATTTCGCACTCATGAATAGAAAAAGTGTTTTTGAAAATGTCGCAATGCCTTTAAAAACTCACTACACTCAAAGTAAGGTTTATTCGCAACTTTTCAAAAAAGATTATATGAGCCAAAATGATATTGCTAAAAGGGTGAATGAGCTTTTAAATATCGTAGGACTTTCTCATAAAAGCAAGGCTTATCCAGCTGAACTGAGTGGGGGACAAAAACAACGCGTTGCTATTGCTAGAGCATTAGCATTAAATCCAAAAATTCTACTTAGCGATGAAGCCACTTCAGCCCTTGATCCTAATACAACAAAAAATATCTTAGAACTCATTGCAAAAATCAATGCTGAATTCGGAATAACCGTTGTTTTGGTTACCCATGAAATGGAAGTAGTTAAAGACATTGCTTCTAAAGCACTTTTATTAGAACAAGGCAAAATCATAGGAAATGGTGCAATTGATGAATTATTTTTAAAGCCTAATGAAAAAATGAAAGAATTTTTAGGAGAAAGTGACTTTTTGCCAGATCATGGACTAAATATCAAACTATATTTTCCAAAAGAAGTAGCACAAAATAGTGTAATTACTCATATGGCAAGAACCTTGGATATCGATTTTAACATTGTTTGGGGTAAAATAGAAAAATTAAACGGCATTGCTTTGGGAAATTTAGTCATTAATATAGATGCCAAAGATAAAGAAAAAGTTTTAGCCTACATAGAAAAAAGTGGCGTATTATGGGAGATTGTTTGA
- a CDS encoding ATP-dependent helicase, with translation MPLSRLNEEQLNAVKAPFGHNLIIASAGTGKTSTIVARIAYLLNQGISPEKIMLLTFTNKASKEMISRLNRHFARNITSKIIAGTFHSTAYTLLKEADHNIMLKQASELKTLLKSVFEKRTFHHLSDLKPYMPSYLYDIYSLFQNKSKDEDFVDWFIKNYGEQSIYAEIYEDILKEYEEEKKRFNYVDFNDLLIKLKELLKTKKYDFEEILVDEYQDTNTLQGSLIDAFKSKSLFCVGDYDQSIYAFNGADIGIIGGFKDRFLDAKIFTLNKNYRSSKSILALANKVILNNERLYPKELIVTRTGEFKAPVLLTFNELFDQYQNIAKIILTSGVKLEDIAVIFRNNSSADGIEVALREQGIASLRKGSGSFFESSEVKAFCALLAIVLNPKDVMAFIHILSYCKGVGGVLAKDIFDALLKLGEGSLKKGFLEPNLSVNIKKSAKRSYQLGLFDDLEDLANSDRFSLESNFNSHPILALPKINESCAKNLEKMYFYIQKALGCRGSSELVNLVLNHELFAEICDILATKRATNKSGHVDLLKKSEALEKINSKMVVLKELTKNYSDIYKYFNFLTLGSSEMSSGKGVNLLSIHASKGLEFDLVFVIDLAHGRFPNQKLMSMGGSLEEERRLFYVAVTRAKNTLYLSYAKYDKIKKSNYAPSCFLIEAGLCKGEKA, from the coding sequence ATGCCACTTTCAAGACTTAATGAAGAACAACTAAATGCCGTTAAAGCTCCTTTTGGACATAATTTAATCATAGCAAGTGCAGGAACAGGTAAAACTTCTACTATCGTTGCTCGCATAGCCTATCTTTTAAATCAAGGCATAAGTCCTGAAAAAATTATGCTTTTAACCTTTACCAACAAAGCAAGTAAAGAAATGATTTCAAGGCTTAATCGCCATTTTGCCAGAAACATCACTTCAAAAATCATTGCAGGAACTTTTCATAGTACCGCTTATACCTTGCTTAAGGAAGCCGATCATAATATCATGTTAAAACAAGCTAGTGAGTTAAAAACTTTATTAAAAAGCGTATTTGAAAAAAGAACTTTCCATCATTTAAGCGATCTTAAGCCTTATATGCCAAGTTATTTATATGATATTTACTCTTTATTTCAAAATAAAAGCAAAGATGAAGATTTTGTAGATTGGTTTATTAAAAATTATGGAGAGCAAAGTATTTATGCTGAAATTTATGAAGATATTTTAAAAGAATACGAAGAGGAAAAAAAGCGTTTTAATTATGTCGATTTTAATGATTTACTTATCAAGCTTAAAGAACTTTTAAAAACCAAAAAATACGATTTTGAAGAAATTTTAGTCGATGAGTATCAAGACACAAATACTTTACAAGGTTCATTAATCGATGCTTTTAAAAGTAAAAGTTTATTTTGCGTGGGTGATTATGATCAAAGTATTTATGCTTTTAATGGTGCAGATATTGGAATTATTGGTGGTTTTAAAGATAGATTTTTGGACGCTAAAATTTTTACGCTTAATAAAAACTATCGTTCCTCTAAAAGTATACTCGCTCTTGCCAACAAAGTTATTTTAAATAACGAAAGGCTTTATCCTAAAGAACTTATAGTCACAAGAACAGGCGAGTTTAAAGCACCGGTTTTGTTGACTTTTAATGAACTTTTTGATCAGTATCAAAATATAGCTAAAATCATTTTAACTAGCGGGGTAAAGTTAGAAGATATTGCAGTGATTTTTCGTAATAACTCAAGTGCTGATGGCATCGAAGTTGCCTTAAGGGAACAAGGTATTGCAAGTCTTAGAAAAGGCAGTGGGAGTTTTTTTGAAAGCTCGGAGGTTAAAGCATTTTGTGCCTTACTTGCTATAGTTTTAAATCCTAAAGATGTTATGGCTTTTATACACATTTTGAGTTATTGCAAGGGTGTGGGTGGGGTGCTGGCTAAAGATATTTTTGATGCTTTATTAAAACTTGGTGAAGGATCTTTAAAAAAAGGATTTTTGGAGCCAAATTTAAGCGTGAATATCAAAAAAAGTGCCAAAAGAAGCTATCAATTAGGGCTTTTTGATGATTTAGAAGATTTAGCAAACTCCGATCGTTTTTCTTTGGAGTCAAATTTCAATTCTCATCCCATATTGGCTTTACCAAAAATCAATGAAAGCTGTGCCAAAAATTTAGAAAAAATGTATTTTTATATACAAAAAGCTTTGGGTTGTCGTGGTTCTAGCGAACTTGTAAATTTGGTTTTAAATCACGAACTTTTTGCTGAAATTTGTGATATTTTAGCCACTAAAAGGGCGACAAACAAATCAGGCCATGTTGATTTGCTTAAAAAAAGCGAGGCTTTAGAAAAGATTAATTCCAAAATGGTCGTTTTAAAAGAATTAACAAAAAATTATTCTGATATTTATAAATATTTTAATTTTCTCACTCTAGGTTCTAGCGAAATGAGTAGTGGAAAAGGCGTGAATTTGCTAAGCATACACGCAAGTAAAGGCTTGGAGTTTGATTTGGTTTTTGTGATTGATCTAGCTCACGGACGTTTTCCTAATCAAAAATTAATGTCCATGGGTGGCAGCTTAGAAGAAGAGCGCAGACTTTTTTATGTAGCCGTAACGCGTGCGAAAAATACCTTGTATCTAAGCTATGCTAAGTATGATAAGATCAAAAAAAGCAATTACGCTCCATCTTGCTTTTTGATAGAAGCAGGACTTTGCAAGGGTGAAAAAGCTTAG
- a CDS encoding NAD(P)H-dependent oxidoreductase, which yields MKNLELFEKRFSCRNFKNEKIKNEDLNFILKAGVMSPSSLGLEPWRFLVVQDEKSKEEIAKIANNQNHVKEASAIIAIVSRLDFTEYFEDKLKARNLSKEELEKRLKTYSPFLQNMNENQKLAYAREQAFIALGSMLYAATLLDVGTCTIGGFDKNALDTYFKLDIKKEQSTVLIALGYKKDSQIPKKARFSFDEVVKFL from the coding sequence ATGAAAAATTTAGAACTATTTGAAAAAAGATTTTCGTGTAGAAATTTTAAAAACGAAAAAATCAAAAACGAGGATTTAAACTTTATACTTAAGGCCGGTGTGATGAGTCCTAGTTCTTTAGGGCTTGAGCCTTGGAGATTTTTAGTGGTGCAAGATGAAAAATCAAAAGAAGAAATCGCAAAAATTGCTAACAATCAAAACCATGTAAAAGAAGCAAGCGCTATCATCGCTATCGTTTCAAGGCTTGATTTTACAGAGTATTTTGAAGATAAATTAAAAGCAAGAAATTTAAGCAAAGAAGAATTAGAAAAAAGACTAAAAACCTATAGTCCTTTTTTGCAAAATATGAATGAAAATCAAAAACTAGCTTACGCAAGAGAACAAGCTTTTATCGCACTTGGCTCCATGCTTTATGCGGCAACCTTGCTAGATGTTGGCACTTGCACTATAGGCGGCTTTGATAAAAATGCTTTAGATACATATTTTAAATTAGATATCAAAAAAGAACAAAGCACAGTTTTAATCGCTTTAGGATATAAAAAAGACAGTCAAATCCCTAAAAAAGCAAGATTTTCTTTTGATGAAGTGGTAAAATTTTTATAA
- a CDS encoding group III truncated hemoglobin — MKYETIDAQSIAKLMHNFYEKIRYDENLGPIFNKAIGESNEEWQEHKEKIGNFWQGMLLGEGNYNGQPLKAHMDLAPFPQEFFDIWLNLFEKSLNELYNEEMSEVILTRAKMIARNFKNVLYGR; from the coding sequence ATGAAATACGAAACCATCGATGCTCAAAGCATAGCAAAACTTATGCATAACTTTTATGAAAAAATAAGATATGACGAAAATTTAGGACCAATTTTCAACAAAGCCATAGGAGAAAGCAATGAAGAATGGCAAGAACATAAAGAAAAAATTGGAAATTTTTGGCAAGGAATGTTGCTTGGAGAAGGAAATTACAACGGACAACCTTTAAAAGCACATATGGATTTAGCACCTTTTCCACAAGAATTCTTTGATATATGGCTTAACTTATTTGAAAAAAGTCTTAATGAGCTTTATAATGAAGAGATGTCGGAAGTGATACTCACAAGAGCTAAAATGATAGCTAGAAATTTTAAAAATGTTTTGTATGGACGCTAA
- a CDS encoding nitroreductase family protein, which produces MDFDTAIKTRHACKIFKDTKINQKDLEVILNAGILSPSSHGFEPWKFLVLSKKEDNILLSQACYNQENVATASHNIILLARSDLKSKDEFAKKQVRRFCKDEEHFKKVLQIYTHKTDKMNDKELFHYAQLQCYLALMQMSLTAMNLGIDSCMIGGYEKEEVEKIFNIKKPFECAVILALGYKKDEPKYKKQRLDFKEVVQYL; this is translated from the coding sequence ATGGATTTTGACACAGCGATAAAAACAAGACACGCTTGTAAAATTTTCAAAGACACCAAAATAAATCAAAAAGACTTAGAAGTCATACTTAATGCTGGAATTTTAAGCCCTAGCTCCCATGGTTTTGAGCCTTGGAAATTCTTAGTTTTATCTAAAAAAGAAGACAATATTTTACTAAGTCAAGCTTGCTATAATCAAGAAAATGTCGCCACAGCAAGTCATAATATCATTTTACTAGCAAGAAGCGATCTTAAGTCAAAAGATGAATTTGCCAAAAAGCAAGTAAGAAGATTTTGCAAAGATGAGGAGCATTTTAAGAAAGTGTTACAAATTTATACTCACAAAACAGATAAAATGAATGATAAAGAACTTTTTCATTATGCTCAACTTCAATGCTATCTAGCTTTAATGCAAATGAGTTTAACGGCGATGAATTTAGGTATTGATTCTTGTATGATAGGAGGATATGAGAAAGAAGAAGTTGAAAAAATTTTTAATATCAAAAAGCCTTTTGAATGTGCAGTAATTTTAGCTTTAGGCTACAAAAAAGACGAGCCAAAATATAAAAAACAAAGATTAGATTTTAAGGAAGTGGTGCAATACTTATGA
- a CDS encoding valine--tRNA ligase: MYDKNLEKEYYKICEDRGYFEIDGNKKIQEKDKYFCIMMPPPNVTGVLHIGHALTCTLQDITTRYKRMDGYKTLYQPGLDHAGIATQNVVEKQLLAQGIKKEELGRENFIKKVWEWKEQSGGTIVKQMRILGITPAWSRLRFTMDEGLVNAVKKAFVDLYDKKLIVRDNYMINWCTHDGALSDIEVEHKENQGKLYHLKYFLENKKDYVVVATTRPETYFGDTAVMVNPNDERYKHLIGKEVILPLVERKIKIIADEHVDMEFGTGFVKVTPAHDTNDYEVGLRHGLEFITVFDEKGILNHHCLEFEGLERLEAREKIISKLNELGFVEKIEDYTNQIGYCYRCKNVVEPYISKQWFVKSEIAKESIEKVNLGGSKFYPAHWINSFNAWMRDLKDWCISRQLWWGHQIPVYYCECGNEWASEENPSQCPKCQSKNFKQDPDVLDTWFSSGLWAMSTLGWGNKDWGKEKLWNEDDLKNFYPNSLLITGFDILFFWVARMMFQSTNALNELPFKDIYLHALVKDEQGRKMSKSLGNVIDPTQSVEEYSADILRFTLALLAIQGRDIKLSNDKLLQVRNFTNKLYNASKFLLLNEEKFEDLQNIEIKSNLAKYIYSRFELCVKETRENLDNYRFNDAANTLYRFFWDEFCDWGIELSKAEKSSIKELGSIFKEALKLLNPFMPFISEYLYHELSKTSLQTHESIMISRYPKFNFRDEKIEKLFSIIIESIVSLRRAKSLVDLGNSKIQKACIKLNDINLESELKTHINFIQTLAKCENVEFIQEKLEKSIRDVSENLEVFIPTQDLDLSAVLARLNNQKTKLEKEFNKLNSMLSNEKFVANAPSEVVEQNKNQLLNIKTQLDKICEELSNLGA, encoded by the coding sequence ATGTATGATAAAAATTTAGAAAAAGAATACTATAAAATATGCGAAGATCGTGGATATTTTGAAATAGATGGTAATAAAAAAATTCAAGAAAAAGATAAATATTTTTGTATTATGATGCCACCTCCTAATGTCACAGGAGTATTACACATAGGGCATGCACTTACTTGCACCCTACAAGATATTACTACGCGTTATAAAAGAATGGATGGCTACAAAACCCTTTATCAACCAGGACTAGATCATGCAGGAATTGCTACTCAAAATGTAGTAGAAAAACAACTCCTAGCCCAAGGTATAAAAAAAGAAGAACTTGGAAGAGAAAATTTTATAAAAAAAGTTTGGGAATGGAAAGAACAAAGCGGTGGTACCATAGTAAAACAAATGAGAATTTTAGGCATAACTCCAGCTTGGAGTCGTTTGCGTTTTACTATGGATGAAGGACTTGTAAATGCCGTAAAAAAAGCATTTGTTGATCTTTATGATAAAAAACTTATAGTGCGTGATAATTATATGATTAATTGGTGCACACATGATGGAGCTTTAAGCGATATAGAAGTTGAACACAAAGAAAATCAAGGCAAGCTTTATCATCTAAAATATTTTTTAGAAAACAAAAAAGACTATGTAGTAGTAGCCACAACAAGACCTGAAACTTATTTTGGAGATACCGCGGTAATGGTAAATCCAAACGATGAAAGATATAAGCATCTAATAGGCAAAGAAGTAATTTTACCCCTAGTAGAAAGAAAAATCAAAATCATAGCCGATGAGCATGTAGATATGGAATTTGGAACAGGCTTTGTTAAGGTAACCCCTGCACATGATACAAACGACTACGAAGTAGGCTTAAGACATGGGCTTGAATTTATCACTGTCTTTGATGAAAAAGGTATTTTAAATCATCACTGCTTAGAATTTGAAGGTTTAGAAAGATTAGAAGCAAGAGAAAAAATCATTTCTAAATTAAATGAGCTTGGCTTTGTAGAAAAGATAGAAGATTATACCAATCAAATAGGATATTGCTATCGTTGCAAAAATGTCGTAGAGCCTTATATCTCCAAACAATGGTTTGTTAAAAGCGAAATTGCAAAAGAAAGCATAGAAAAGGTAAATCTTGGCGGAAGCAAGTTTTACCCAGCTCACTGGATAAATAGCTTTAATGCTTGGATGAGAGATTTAAAAGATTGGTGTATTTCAAGACAACTTTGGTGGGGTCATCAAATACCTGTATATTACTGCGAATGCGGCAACGAATGGGCAAGCGAAGAAAATCCAAGTCAATGTCCAAAATGTCAAAGCAAAAATTTCAAACAAGATCCTGATGTGCTTGATACTTGGTTTTCTTCAGGTCTTTGGGCTATGAGTACTTTAGGTTGGGGCAATAAAGACTGGGGCAAAGAAAAACTTTGGAATGAAGATGATTTAAAAAATTTCTATCCAAATTCTTTATTGATAACCGGTTTTGATATTTTATTCTTTTGGGTTGCTAGAATGATGTTTCAAAGCACTAATGCCTTAAATGAATTACCTTTTAAAGATATTTATTTACACGCCCTTGTAAAAGATGAACAAGGTAGAAAAATGAGCAAAAGCTTAGGAAATGTGATAGATCCTACTCAAAGCGTCGAAGAATACAGCGCAGATATTTTGCGTTTTACTCTTGCGCTTTTAGCTATCCAAGGTAGAGATATAAAATTAAGCAACGATAAATTATTACAAGTTAGAAATTTCACCAACAAGCTTTATAATGCAAGTAAATTTTTACTTTTAAATGAGGAAAAATTTGAAGATTTGCAAAACATAGAAATCAAATCAAATCTAGCAAAATACATATATTCTCGTTTTGAACTTTGTGTAAAAGAAACAAGAGAAAATTTAGACAATTATCGTTTTAATGATGCTGCGAACACGCTTTATAGATTTTTTTGGGATGAATTTTGCGATTGGGGTATAGAACTTAGTAAAGCAGAAAAATCAAGCATAAAAGAACTTGGAAGTATATTTAAAGAAGCTTTAAAACTTTTAAATCCTTTTATGCCTTTTATAAGCGAGTATTTATATCATGAGCTTAGCAAAACTTCTTTACAAACTCATGAGTCCATTATGATTTCACGATATCCTAAATTTAATTTTAGAGATGAAAAAATCGAAAAATTATTTAGTATCATCATAGAAAGTATAGTTTCTTTGCGTCGTGCAAAAAGCTTAGTGGATCTAGGAAATTCAAAAATTCAAAAGGCTTGCATCAAGCTTAACGATATAAATTTAGAAAGCGAGCTAAAAACTCATATTAATTTCATACAAACCCTAGCCAAATGTGAAAATGTAGAATTCATACAAGAAAAATTAGAAAAATCAATCCGCGATGTAAGCGAAAATTTAGAAGTATTTATCCCTACACAAGACTTGGATTTAAGTGCAGTTTTAGCAAGATTAAACAATCAAAAAACAAAACTAGAAAAAGAATTTAATAAATTAAATTCTATGTTAAGTAATGAAAAATTTGTCGCAAATGCGCCAAGTGAAGTGGTAGAACAAAACAAAAATCAGCTTTTAAATATCAAAACACAATTAGATAAAATTTGCGAAGAGCTTTCAAATTTAGGAGCATAA